From a region of the Thermosipho melanesiensis BI429 genome:
- a CDS encoding ABC transporter substrate-binding protein, with translation MKKFLIIFVLMLVALSFASSVIVVGTTDKIRTLDPANCYDYFSSNILQNVLAGPVDYEIGTANIKPWLFEKWEVSSDGLVYTFHIRKNAFFEDGTQIDANVFKFSFDRVMRLNGDPAFLLSDVVEKTEVVDKFTFRVYLKNKFSAFVSVLGYTVAFPVNPKVAPKDRFLDSAPSASGPYRISEWIRDVRIVLEENPKYFGPKPKTKKIIIQFYENSQQLRLALETGEVDIAYRHLDPRDILDLQNVPGIKVYLGASPQIRYLVLNVKQKPFDNPLVRQAIALAVDRNAIVKDIFVDLAKPLYSMIPAGMWSHEDVFPMRDLQAAKKILKVAGYNEDNPLIIDLWYTPSHYGTTEADVAQVLKSSLEETGIIKVNIKYAEWSTYVEYFLNGTMGLFLLGWYPDYLDPDDYLWPFLSISGAKSLGSFYENKIVEDLMIAGRAATNQKAREEIYKLVQNYHAADMPYIPLWQGSADCETHDYIKGIVLEPTQIFRYYLLERK, from the coding sequence ATGAAGAAATTTCTGATTATTTTTGTTTTGATGCTTGTTGCTCTTTCTTTTGCAAGTAGTGTTATTGTTGTTGGAACTACCGATAAGATAAGGACACTTGACCCGGCAAATTGTTATGATTATTTTTCCAGTAATATTTTGCAAAATGTGTTAGCCGGACCTGTGGATTACGAAATTGGAACTGCTAATATAAAACCATGGTTGTTTGAAAAGTGGGAAGTATCAAGTGATGGATTAGTTTACACTTTTCACATAAGAAAAAATGCGTTTTTTGAAGATGGAACGCAGATTGATGCCAATGTTTTTAAATTTTCATTTGATCGTGTTATGAGGTTAAACGGGGATCCAGCGTTTTTATTGTCGGATGTGGTAGAAAAAACGGAAGTAGTTGATAAGTTCACATTTAGGGTGTATTTAAAAAACAAATTTTCCGCGTTTGTATCCGTTTTAGGGTATACAGTGGCATTTCCTGTAAATCCAAAAGTTGCGCCTAAAGATAGATTCTTAGATTCAGCACCTTCTGCGTCTGGACCGTATAGAATTAGTGAATGGATTAGGGACGTAAGGATTGTTTTGGAAGAAAATCCAAAGTATTTTGGTCCAAAGCCAAAGACAAAAAAGATAATCATTCAATTTTACGAAAATTCCCAACAGTTGAGACTTGCGTTGGAAACAGGAGAGGTAGATATAGCATACAGGCATCTTGATCCAAGAGACATATTGGATTTACAAAATGTTCCAGGTATAAAGGTTTATTTAGGTGCAAGTCCGCAAATAAGATATCTTGTTTTGAATGTAAAGCAAAAACCGTTTGATAATCCATTGGTTAGACAAGCAATTGCACTTGCTGTAGATAGAAATGCAATTGTGAAGGATATTTTTGTAGATCTTGCAAAACCGTTATACTCAATGATACCAGCAGGAATGTGGAGCCATGAAGATGTATTTCCAATGAGGGATTTACAAGCTGCTAAAAAAATTTTAAAGGTTGCAGGTTATAATGAAGATAATCCTTTAATAATAGATTTGTGGTATACTCCTTCGCATTACGGTACAACTGAAGCTGATGTGGCACAAGTTTTGAAGAGCTCCCTTGAAGAAACTGGAATAATAAAGGTGAATATAAAATATGCGGAGTGGTCAACGTATGTTGAATATTTTTTGAACGGTACTATGGGATTATTCCTGCTAGGATGGTATCCAGATTATCTTGATCCGGATGATTATTTGTGGCCATTCTTGAGTATAAGTGGTGCAAAATCACTTGGAAGTTTTTATGAAAACAAAATAGTTGAAGACCTTATGATTGCAGGTAGAGCGGCAACTAACCAAAAAGCCCGTGAGGAAATTTATAAACTAGTTCAAAATTATCATGCAGCTGATATGCCTTATATTCCTCTTTGGCAAGGGTCTGCCGATTGTGAAACCCACGATTACATCAAAGGTATAGTATTAGAGCCTACTCAAATATTTAGATATTACTTGTTAGAGAGAAAGTAA
- a CDS encoding ABC transporter permease, which translates to MSLKSYIITRVILAVPMIFILLVMIFFILRIIPGDPVLAILGGKAPLEVIEAKRHELGLDKPVIVQFFDYIGAVFKGDLGVSTLTNRPVWNEIKDRFPATLELTIFSFLIALIIGVFYGAEAAWRKDKALDISARVYSILLYAIPVFWLGLMFQLLFGVYLRWFPVGGRLSPRVSLDIKTGLLLLDSIITWNWEAFLDVLEHLFLPGLTLGLVISSIFLRMVRNNTVLMLSKDFVKAAKARGLKPKVVLYGHAVKNAFVPIFTIMGMQFALLLAGAVLTETTFSWPGIGSYLVLKIKYRDFPAIQGTIVFFAMFVVIISILIDIVNALVDPRVRY; encoded by the coding sequence GTGTCGTTAAAAAGTTATATAATCACACGAGTTATCCTTGCTGTACCTATGATTTTTATACTGTTAGTTATGATCTTTTTTATTTTACGAATAATCCCAGGCGATCCAGTTTTAGCAATATTAGGTGGAAAAGCCCCATTAGAAGTGATTGAAGCAAAGAGGCATGAACTTGGGTTGGATAAACCTGTTATTGTTCAGTTTTTTGATTATATAGGAGCTGTTTTTAAAGGGGATTTAGGTGTTTCAACATTAACCAATAGACCAGTGTGGAATGAAATAAAGGATAGGTTTCCAGCAACATTGGAATTAACAATATTTTCCTTTTTAATTGCTTTAATTATAGGTGTTTTTTACGGAGCAGAAGCTGCTTGGAGAAAAGACAAAGCGTTGGATATTTCGGCAAGAGTTTATTCCATTTTACTTTATGCTATACCTGTTTTTTGGCTTGGGTTGATGTTTCAGCTTTTATTTGGTGTTTATTTAAGGTGGTTTCCAGTAGGTGGAAGGCTTTCTCCAAGGGTATCTTTGGATATTAAAACAGGACTTTTGTTATTGGATAGTATTATAACTTGGAATTGGGAAGCGTTTTTAGATGTGCTTGAGCATTTATTTTTACCTGGTTTAACTTTAGGGCTTGTGATTTCAAGTATATTTTTGCGTATGGTAAGAAACAATACGGTATTAATGTTGTCTAAAGATTTTGTAAAAGCTGCTAAAGCAAGAGGATTAAAACCCAAAGTTGTGTTGTATGGGCATGCAGTGAAGAATGCGTTTGTTCCCATTTTTACAATAATGGGAATGCAATTTGCTCTTCTTTTAGCTGGAGCGGTATTGACTGAAACAACGTTTTCCTGGCCTGGTATAGGAAGTTATTTAGTATTGAAGATAAAGTATAGAGATTTTCCTGCTATACAGGGAACTATTGTGTTTTTTGCAATGTTTGTTGTAATAATAAGTATTTTAATAGATATAGTAAACGCACTTGTTGATCCAAGAGTTAGATATTGA
- a CDS encoding ABC transporter permease — MRKKFLSERLGEIISDLFKTGTGLLTFIGAIILIFYVILAVFAPQIASHNPIERVGRTLTPPNEQFIFGTDNLGRDIFSRVIYGARIALTIAFIAVLIAAGVGIPLGLISGYVGGAFDRVVTLIMDAIYSFPGLILAIAIAAVLGPGVINISVSIAVVYTPTYFRVIRNQVSSIKSELYVEAARALGAKNYEILLKYIFPNVLPSIVVVLSMNLADAIMTEAGLSFLGLGIAPPTPDWGFDLSNGQRFVLSRAWWGLLYPGLAIVTVVLGFSMFSEGLNELLNPTIRERR; from the coding sequence GTGAGGAAAAAATTTTTAAGTGAACGATTAGGTGAAATAATAAGTGATTTATTTAAAACGGGAACGGGGTTATTAACATTTATCGGCGCGATAATATTAATTTTTTACGTTATTTTAGCGGTTTTTGCCCCACAAATAGCATCACATAACCCTATAGAGAGAGTGGGAAGAACATTAACTCCTCCAAATGAACAATTTATCTTTGGTACAGATAATTTAGGAAGGGATATTTTTAGTAGAGTAATTTATGGTGCAAGAATAGCGTTAACCATTGCATTTATTGCTGTTTTAATCGCGGCAGGTGTGGGAATTCCTCTGGGGTTAATATCTGGATATGTGGGTGGAGCATTTGACAGGGTTGTAACTTTAATTATGGATGCAATATATTCTTTTCCAGGATTGATTCTTGCAATTGCAATTGCAGCAGTTTTGGGACCTGGGGTTATTAATATTTCCGTTTCAATTGCCGTAGTATATACACCAACATATTTTAGGGTTATTAGAAACCAAGTAAGTTCCATAAAAAGTGAGCTTTACGTTGAGGCAGCAAGGGCACTGGGAGCAAAAAATTATGAGATTCTTTTAAAATATATTTTTCCTAATGTGTTACCTTCTATTGTGGTAGTGCTTTCAATGAATCTTGCTGATGCCATTATGACAGAAGCTGGATTGTCGTTTTTAGGTTTGGGTATTGCCCCTCCAACACCAGATTGGGGATTTGATTTGAGTAATGGTCAAAGATTTGTTTTAAGTAGAGCTTGGTGGGGATTACTTTATCCAGGGCTTGCAATTGTAACAGTTGTTTTGGGTTTTTCAATGTTTAGTGAAGGATTAAACGAGTTATTAAATCCTACAATTCGTGAAAGAAGGTGA
- a CDS encoding ABC transporter ATP-binding protein — protein MTIFEAKNLKVYYKTKRGYVKAVDNINFSIEKGQVVGLVGESGCGKSTFGQGILKILPPSTFYDGYMSIEGKNLVKMSEKEIRVIRGKKIGMIFQDPMTSLNPIMKIEKIFYEALKTHEPEITLDEARERTAKVLEKVGIEPERMKEYSFQFSGGMRQRAMIALSLVLNPTLVIADEPTTSLDVIVQAQIMELLGELRKEYDMSMILITHDLGVVAETADKICVMYAGHIVEEAKSEDLYYSPKHPYTKLLLKSIPNTNIDDLSLKYIPGSPPDLLNPPKGCRFAERCPFKKRICELKEPEVVEVNETKVKCWLYSEVKV, from the coding sequence ATGACAATCTTTGAAGCAAAAAATTTGAAGGTTTACTATAAAACCAAAAGAGGGTATGTAAAAGCTGTGGATAATATAAATTTTTCAATAGAAAAGGGTCAGGTAGTTGGACTTGTTGGTGAATCTGGTTGTGGAAAATCTACTTTTGGTCAAGGGATTTTAAAGATATTACCGCCTTCTACGTTTTATGATGGTTATATGAGTATTGAAGGGAAAAATTTAGTAAAAATGAGTGAAAAAGAAATAAGGGTAATAAGAGGTAAGAAGATAGGGATGATATTTCAAGATCCAATGACCTCATTAAATCCTATTATGAAAATTGAAAAAATATTTTACGAAGCACTAAAAACACATGAACCAGAAATAACGTTGGATGAGGCAAGGGAGAGAACGGCAAAAGTCTTGGAAAAAGTAGGGATTGAACCTGAACGAATGAAAGAATATTCATTTCAGTTTAGTGGTGGAATGAGGCAGAGGGCGATGATTGCGCTTTCGTTAGTTTTAAATCCGACATTGGTGATTGCTGATGAACCTACTACCTCATTAGATGTAATCGTTCAAGCTCAAATTATGGAATTACTAGGTGAATTAAGAAAAGAATATGATATGTCAATGATTTTGATTACACATGATTTGGGAGTTGTTGCAGAAACAGCAGATAAGATTTGTGTTATGTATGCTGGGCATATTGTTGAGGAAGCCAAAAGTGAAGATTTGTATTATTCACCAAAACATCCATATACGAAACTTTTATTAAAAAGCATTCCTAATACGAATATTGATGATTTAAGTTTAAAATATATTCCCGGCTCACCGCCTGATTTATTAAATCCACCAAAAGGTTGTAGATTTGCCGAAAGGTGCCCATTTAAAAAAAGAATTTGTGAGTTAAAGGAACCTGAGGTAGTGGAAGTTAATGAAACAAAGGTAAAGTGTTGGTTGTACAGTGAGGTGAAAGTATGA
- a CDS encoding ABC transporter ATP-binding protein, which translates to MIVVKDLVKHFPIKRTIGEILTRVPQRFVKAVDGVSFEIKKGETFGLVGESGSGKTTTGRLLLRLIEPTSGEIIFENVDITKLKKEELRKFRKNFQIIFQDPMAALNPYMKIGEAIKHGLEIHNIGSGRQERKKLVMQMLERVNLSPPEEFYYRYPHELSGGQRQRIVIARALVLRPKFVVADEAIAMLDVSVRSQLLQLLIELKRDFDLTFLFITHDLATTKYICNKIGVMYLGKLVEIGGFKDIYLEPLHPYTKALISAVPEPDPKKKKKKIIPKGEVPNPINPPSGCRFHPRCPFAKDICKVEEPKLIDYNGRKVACHLYK; encoded by the coding sequence ATGATTGTTGTGAAAGATTTAGTCAAGCATTTCCCTATAAAGAGGACAATAGGAGAAATATTAACTAGAGTTCCACAGCGTTTTGTAAAAGCTGTTGATGGTGTAAGTTTTGAGATAAAAAAAGGAGAAACTTTTGGACTTGTTGGTGAATCTGGGAGTGGGAAAACAACTACAGGTAGATTGCTTTTAAGGCTTATTGAACCAACTTCTGGTGAAATTATTTTTGAAAATGTAGATATTACTAAGTTGAAAAAAGAGGAACTTAGAAAATTTCGAAAAAACTTTCAGATAATTTTTCAAGATCCAATGGCTGCTTTGAATCCGTATATGAAAATAGGAGAGGCTATAAAACATGGTCTTGAAATACACAATATAGGTAGTGGAAGACAAGAAAGAAAAAAACTTGTTATGCAGATGCTTGAAAGGGTAAATCTTTCACCTCCTGAAGAATTTTATTATAGGTATCCTCATGAGCTTTCAGGAGGTCAAAGGCAAAGAATAGTTATTGCAAGAGCCTTGGTTTTGAGACCAAAATTTGTAGTAGCAGATGAGGCTATTGCAATGTTGGATGTATCTGTAAGATCGCAGTTATTGCAACTATTAATTGAATTAAAACGGGATTTTGATTTAACCTTTTTGTTTATTACCCATGATCTTGCAACTACAAAATACATATGTAATAAAATTGGTGTTATGTATTTAGGAAAACTTGTTGAAATTGGAGGATTTAAAGATATTTATCTTGAACCTTTACATCCGTACACAAAGGCCTTGATTTCTGCTGTTCCTGAACCTGATCCCAAAAAAAAGAAGAAAAAGATAATTCCAAAAGGTGAGGTGCCAAACCCCATAAATCCGCCGAGTGGTTGTAGATTCCATCCAAGATGTCCATTTGCTAAAGATATTTGTAAAGTGGAAGAACCAAAGTTGATTGACTATAATGGAAGAAAGGTTGCATGCCATCTATATAAATAA
- a CDS encoding bifunctional aspartate carbamoyltransferase catalytic subunit/aspartate carbamoyltransferase regulatory subunit — MNFLGRSLTVINDFSVEEQLFLYEKTKILKSLWKEKKDYSMFQIKKDVGIYIIFVEPSTRTKESFINAAKFHKNAKVNIFDSEHSSFNKKESYVDTFNMLTGYNDYSIFIVRTRLEGTCKYLDEKVSDFAKRHGIEKPAFINAGDGKHEHPTQELLDEFTFLEQMNFDNSYIHIALVGDLLHGRTVHSKVNGLKIFKNVLVDLIAPEELAMPKHYVEKMKKNGYEVRIFDSIENYLKEKNIAPIWYFTRLQLERMGEDILEKEHLLRKSVTFRKDFLEKLPENVKFYHPLPRHKIYPTIPTFLDNLPLNGWETQAINGYWTRTVLLSMLGGALEAEFDTRTQPEIPDEEFITPAPIVDGTKGILKEGKRGIKPIESGTVIDHIAKGKTKEQIFETIVKIRKILKLYDLDSADGIFKSNDGNFKGYISLPDRYLSKKEIKKLSAISPNTTVNIIKNSRVVEKYRISLPPYIYGFAELKCKNENCITNPKHRENAEAFFVKNENGELVCKYCETPHTFEEIWNI, encoded by the coding sequence ATGAATTTTTTAGGTAGGAGTCTTACAGTTATTAACGATTTTTCAGTAGAAGAACAGCTTTTTTTGTACGAAAAAACAAAAATTTTAAAATCCTTATGGAAAGAAAAAAAAGACTACAGTATGTTTCAAATCAAAAAAGACGTTGGAATTTACATTATTTTTGTAGAACCTAGCACAAGGACAAAAGAGTCTTTTATCAACGCCGCAAAATTCCATAAAAACGCAAAAGTAAACATATTTGATTCCGAACACTCTTCTTTCAACAAAAAAGAAAGTTATGTGGATACATTCAATATGTTGACGGGATACAATGACTACTCCATATTTATTGTTAGAACTAGATTAGAAGGTACTTGTAAATATTTAGACGAAAAGGTTTCAGATTTTGCAAAAAGACACGGTATTGAAAAACCCGCATTTATAAACGCAGGTGATGGTAAACATGAGCATCCAACCCAAGAACTTCTCGATGAATTTACATTTTTAGAACAAATGAACTTTGATAATTCATATATCCACATAGCTTTAGTTGGTGACCTTCTTCATGGAAGAACTGTACATTCAAAAGTTAACGGTTTAAAAATCTTTAAAAACGTTTTAGTAGATTTAATTGCTCCAGAAGAGCTTGCAATGCCAAAGCATTATGTAGAAAAGATGAAAAAGAATGGGTATGAAGTTAGGATATTCGATTCTATTGAAAACTATCTTAAAGAAAAAAACATAGCACCAATTTGGTACTTTACAAGACTCCAACTAGAAAGAATGGGAGAAGACATATTAGAAAAAGAACATCTACTGAGAAAAAGTGTTACTTTTAGAAAAGATTTTTTAGAAAAACTTCCTGAAAATGTCAAATTTTATCATCCATTACCAAGACACAAAATATATCCGACAATTCCAACATTTTTAGATAACCTTCCTCTAAACGGTTGGGAAACCCAAGCCATTAATGGTTATTGGACTAGAACCGTGTTACTATCTATGTTAGGTGGTGCATTAGAGGCAGAATTTGACACACGGACACAACCTGAAATCCCAGATGAAGAATTTATAACTCCTGCTCCTATTGTTGATGGAACAAAGGGAATACTAAAGGAAGGAAAAAGAGGTATCAAACCCATTGAATCTGGTACAGTTATTGATCACATAGCAAAAGGAAAAACCAAAGAACAAATATTTGAAACAATAGTAAAGATAAGAAAAATTCTGAAATTGTATGACTTGGATAGTGCTGATGGAATTTTTAAATCGAATGACGGAAACTTCAAAGGATACATAAGTTTACCTGATAGATATTTATCAAAAAAAGAAATTAAAAAACTCTCTGCTATATCCCCAAATACAACGGTAAATATTATCAAAAATTCCAGAGTAGTTGAAAAATATAGGATATCATTACCGCCATATATATACGGGTTCGCCGAATTAAAATGTAAAAATGAAAACTGTATAACCAATCCAAAACACAGAGAAAATGCAGAAGCATTCTTTGTAAAAAACGAAAACGGAGAACTGGTCTGTAAATACTGTGAAACTCCTCATACATTTGAAGAAATTTGGAATATATAA
- a CDS encoding HD-GYP domain-containing protein, translated as MGVLVFFLSIYSIIITILFLNSKKYKKVNLKDIVYDFTSQLTNENNDFSVRALSYISKEFSEIDSGAFLIKRGREYHEISSFGKKIEISDKIFFYKDYLIKDFTIDESFGVRLILHSKTKLSKAKEEKIEIISTLISSSELIKNLIKKHGKFQIDLMLSMIKILEYYDRYTKGHSLRVAELSQKIAKKLRLSPQEVSDAYWTGLVHDIGKIAVPTNILNKEGKLTSEEYEIIKKHPIYGFEFLSTSETLKNIATYVYHHHEKWNGSGYPGGLKGEMIPMISRIISVADSWDAMTSKRAYRDALTYESSLQEIINNSGKQFDPKVVKAFISVLEEEENIA; from the coding sequence TTGGGAGTTTTAGTATTTTTTTTATCAATATACTCAATAATAATCACAATACTATTTTTAAATTCCAAGAAATACAAAAAGGTAAATTTAAAAGACATAGTATATGATTTTACAAGCCAGCTTACTAACGAAAACAATGATTTTTCAGTTAGGGCCTTATCGTATATTTCAAAGGAATTTTCAGAAATAGATTCGGGAGCTTTTTTAATAAAAAGAGGGCGTGAATATCATGAAATTTCTTCCTTTGGAAAAAAAATAGAAATAAGTGATAAAATATTTTTTTATAAAGACTATCTTATAAAGGATTTTACAATAGATGAAAGCTTTGGCGTTAGATTAATATTACATTCAAAAACCAAGCTTTCAAAAGCAAAAGAAGAAAAAATAGAAATAATATCAACATTAATTTCTTCTTCCGAATTAATCAAAAATTTGATCAAAAAACATGGAAAGTTCCAAATTGACCTTATGTTATCCATGATAAAGATACTAGAATATTATGATAGATACACAAAGGGACACTCTTTACGTGTAGCTGAGCTTTCACAAAAAATTGCAAAAAAATTAAGGCTTTCACCTCAAGAAGTTTCCGATGCATACTGGACAGGATTAGTACACGATATTGGAAAGATAGCAGTTCCCACAAACATATTAAACAAGGAAGGAAAATTAACAAGCGAAGAATACGAAATCATTAAAAAACATCCAATATATGGTTTTGAATTTTTATCTACATCAGAAACACTTAAAAACATTGCAACATATGTTTATCACCACCACGAAAAATGGAATGGTTCTGGCTATCCTGGGGGGTTAAAAGGAGAAATGATACCAATGATTTCAAGAATAATAAGTGTTGCAGATAGTTGGGATGCAATGACAAGTAAAAGGGCATATAGAGATGCATTAACTTATGAATCTTCCCTACAGGAGATTATTAATAACTCCGGAAAGCAATTCGATCCAAAAGTTGTTAAAGCTTTTATTTCCGTTTTGGAAGAAGAGGAAAATATTGCTTAA
- a CDS encoding Fur family transcriptional regulator — MENYAKILKTHGIRPTIHRVQILKFIVESKSHPSADEIYEKLKDKIHAISRSTVYNTVSLLKEKGVIEEVVTPSSIRYDYSLVPHNHFYCIKCKKVYDIYGALGALPKITEVDGHLVKNIQYCLYGICKNCLNGGE; from the coding sequence ATGGAAAATTATGCAAAAATTTTAAAAACTCATGGAATTAGACCTACTATACATAGAGTTCAAATTTTGAAGTTTATTGTTGAGAGTAAATCTCATCCATCGGCAGATGAGATTTATGAAAAGCTAAAGGATAAGATACACGCTATTTCAAGATCTACTGTATATAACACAGTTAGTTTGTTGAAAGAAAAAGGAGTTATAGAGGAAGTTGTAACCCCTTCTTCGATAAGGTATGATTACAGTCTAGTGCCTCATAACCATTTTTATTGTATTAAATGCAAAAAGGTTTATGATATATACGGGGCACTTGGTGCGTTGCCGAAAATAACCGAAGTAGATGGACATTTAGTAAAAAATATTCAATATTGTTTGTACGGAATTTGTAAAAATTGTTTAAATGGAGGTGAGTAG
- a CDS encoding peroxiredoxin, with protein MGLPLIGEKVPEFEAVTTKGVIKFPDDFKGKWVVLFSHPADFTPVCTTEFYAFQKRYDEFQELNTELVGLSIDQVFSHIKWVEWIKEKLGLEIKFPVIADDRGKIAEMLGMIHPAKGTNTVRAVFIIDPKGILRAILYYPQELGRNMDEILRMVRGLQTVDENGVALPANWPNNELVKDEAIVPPANNVKDAEKRLKEYECYDWWFCHKKLK; from the coding sequence ATGGGTTTACCACTTATTGGTGAGAAGGTTCCAGAATTTGAGGCAGTTACAACGAAAGGAGTAATTAAATTTCCAGATGATTTTAAAGGAAAATGGGTAGTGTTGTTTAGTCATCCTGCAGATTTTACTCCCGTTTGTACAACTGAGTTTTATGCATTTCAAAAAAGGTATGATGAATTTCAAGAGTTGAACACAGAGCTTGTAGGGTTAAGTATTGATCAGGTTTTTTCACATATTAAATGGGTTGAATGGATTAAAGAGAAACTTGGATTAGAGATAAAATTTCCGGTTATTGCAGATGATAGGGGAAAGATAGCAGAAATGTTGGGAATGATTCATCCTGCAAAGGGAACAAATACTGTAAGAGCAGTGTTTATAATTGATCCTAAAGGAATTTTAAGAGCGATATTGTATTATCCTCAAGAACTTGGAAGAAATATGGATGAGATTTTGAGAATGGTTAGAGGACTTCAAACAGTAGATGAAAATGGAGTAGCTTTACCTGCAAATTGGCCAAATAATGAGTTGGTTAAAGATGAGGCGATTGTTCCACCTGCAAATAATGTTAAAGATGCAGAAAAGAGACTAAAAGAATACGAATGTTATGATTGGTGGTTCTGTCATAAAAAATTAAAATGA
- the rd gene encoding rubredoxin, with translation MKRYVCTVCGYIYDPEVGDPDNGIEPGTPFEKLPEDWVCPVCGVGKDQFEEE, from the coding sequence ATGAAAAGATATGTATGTACGGTATGTGGATATATATACGATCCAGAAGTTGGAGATCCTGATAATGGTATAGAACCAGGGACGCCGTTTGAAAAATTACCTGAGGATTGGGTATGTCCAGTTTGTGGAGTAGGAAAAGATCAATTTGAGGAGGAGTAA
- a CDS encoding FprA family A-type flavoprotein produces MVRKISEGVYFVGVIDWDRELFDELIPLPNGTTYNAYIIKGEKVALIDTVDPDKEEEFYRNLKKLNIEKIDYVISNHAEQDHSGLIKEVVEKFGAKVVTNRKCAELLKDHLHIEENDVIEISEGDELDLGGKTLKFYMAPWVHWPETMVTYLKEDKILFSCDFFGSHYATSEIVKEVKDVLNEAKRYYAEIMMPFRKQVMKNIEKVETLEIEKIAPSHGPIYKDPENIIRAYKKWAGDEVEKEVVVLYVSMHGSVKKMIEYVVDGLMNKGIKVKLHNVTKSDIGQIAIDLVEASTVVVGVPMVLAGLHPKIAEVVYLMNALRPKTKYIGIVGSYGWGGRFIEELKGMLKNVKADILGEVVVKGLIKEKEYVKLDELIENISKVN; encoded by the coding sequence ATGGTACGTAAAATAAGTGAAGGTGTATATTTTGTGGGAGTAATAGATTGGGATAGGGAGTTATTTGATGAGTTGATTCCTCTTCCAAATGGTACGACGTATAACGCATATATAATAAAAGGAGAAAAAGTGGCATTAATCGATACTGTAGATCCGGATAAAGAAGAAGAATTTTACAGAAATCTAAAAAAGTTAAATATTGAAAAAATCGATTATGTTATATCCAACCATGCTGAGCAAGATCATTCTGGATTAATAAAGGAAGTAGTGGAGAAATTTGGTGCAAAAGTTGTTACAAATAGAAAATGTGCAGAACTATTAAAGGATCATTTGCATATAGAAGAAAATGATGTGATAGAAATCTCAGAAGGTGACGAATTGGATTTAGGCGGGAAAACGTTAAAGTTTTACATGGCACCTTGGGTACATTGGCCAGAGACAATGGTTACCTACTTGAAAGAGGATAAAATACTTTTTAGTTGTGATTTTTTTGGGTCACATTATGCAACAAGTGAGATAGTAAAAGAGGTAAAAGACGTATTAAATGAAGCAAAAAGATATTATGCTGAAATAATGATGCCTTTTAGAAAACAGGTTATGAAAAATATAGAAAAAGTAGAAACCTTGGAAATAGAAAAAATAGCACCAAGTCATGGTCCTATATACAAAGATCCCGAAAATATAATAAGAGCATATAAAAAATGGGCGGGAGATGAAGTAGAAAAAGAAGTTGTAGTTTTGTATGTATCGATGCATGGAAGTGTGAAAAAGATGATAGAATATGTTGTAGATGGATTAATGAATAAAGGTATAAAGGTAAAATTGCATAATGTTACAAAAAGTGATATAGGTCAGATAGCAATAGATTTGGTTGAAGCTTCAACGGTGGTGGTGGGTGTACCAATGGTTTTGGCAGGCCTACATCCAAAAATAGCCGAAGTTGTTTATTTGATGAACGCACTTAGGCCAAAGACAAAGTATATAGGTATTGTAGGTTCATACGGTTGGGGTGGAAGATTTATAGAGGAATTAAAAGGAATGTTAAAAAACGTAAAAGCCGATATACTTGGAGAAGTTGTAGTAAAAGGTCTTATTAAAGAAAAAGAGTATGTAAAGTTAGATGAACTTATAGAAAATATATCTAAAGTTAATTAA